The genomic segment AGAAGTCGCCGTTAGTCGGACGGACGCCGACTCCAGCCGCGGCTATATTTGGCGCGCTCGATGAGCTCCACTCTGTGATACCCGTGTCTCGATCCGATGACCCATTTGCGGAACGCTAGCGGGACGTTCTAACGAACCCTACACTAATAAACGAGGCTCGCTGCGGCTGGACCGTTATActtaaaaagcaatatttttaaagcgcTAGTCGTATTGAGGTATCAACATACAGGGGAAAGCGACTTATATGCCACCACTACATCGGAAATTCGATATCAGATGACGAAGGGGAATACGACGGTCGACTTGGTGCGAGGGCGTCCGGCTCCCGGGAGTTATAGATTGGAGCGAGGTTCACGCTCAGTGGGTGTTAAAAGGCGGCAAACTCACCGAGACGCTGTAACTGGAGACGGGCCTGTAGGGCCGACGGGTTGTGTAAAAGTCACTTTCGTAAACCATGGTTGCTGCTTGTGTTCGTTCGTGTGAAACTCGCGACGTTCGGTCCTCGACTAAGGTGCTTGGGACGCTGGCGGTCGCGCGACGCCGACCTTATTTATAGATCACTGTCATTGCAATTTTCACGTCATTTCGCCCAAACTATACACTACTATTATAAGAAGATAGTGATGTCACAAATGGGTTAAGGATAATCATAATTACTTGAGAATGCAATGTTAGACCatgaattaatgaaaataagtctatttataaattgtgaaTCAATATGAAAAACTTCGAGATACGagcgttttaaatatatttccaaggCAGAGCGGAGGAGGGGTATACTTGttgaagaataaatattttaataatgttctagaaaaaataacaattcctTCCATTTGAGAATGATAGTTTTGTGTATAAAGTTCTAAGTTtacttatttgaaattacgtaaatattatcttaaaggAAAAACTTTCTTAATCATACTTACtcatttttaagtaaactcATTAGAGTGTGAataggtgttttttttttaattatttacaaagtgGCTAGTGAGAAAACGACCTAATTAGTAAATTGTCATCGTCATTCATGGATGTCTGAAACATAAAAGCATTGGCAGCAAATATTTTAGCAGAAGAAAACACTACACTCCACTTTTATGGCTCTCAAGGAAAATCTAAGAAGAGTTATCATTCCACACCTGTAGGTACGTTCAGAAAATTTCTATAACTTTCAACACTATGACAGGGAGTGCAATGCTTGCTATTCCTCTGTATTGTTGAGATTGTCGACAATTCAAATTACCCAGCGGTTAACGAATTTAAGTGGATGTTCTTAGTATCGGGGACTACCGGATCAAAAACGAGAACAATCAACAATACTCCATGTGGCAACGAACCTGAGCTTTGTAGCTTGCTTGTACCTAGAGTAGGTACGAAGGTGGCTTGGTTTGAAATATTGATTCGCTCTACTCATTACCCCCACTTTTTTGAAACTAGTAAAGCTTTACTTTCCACGCTTAACATTCCAAATCTATGCACGGATATTTAGGGTAATGTTTAGGATTTTGTTGTTACAGTAATTTTATCGCTAAACTCACAATTCTTCTTAAGGTTACACTCGACTAAAGTTCGATTTACCCCATACACAAGCCTGTTTGaaagaaattacaatttaagacACAAGCCTCGTTCTCCTCTATTCCACATGTTCTCTTGCTGATTTCTCCGCCAGTGTATAGGTACGTAGGTAGAGattcaaatttcaaaattttttatgcatagtgcaataaaagttaaaaaatatcaactaaTTCAGGCATGTCCACAAAGTTCGTCGAATACCTAcctcttaaaattaaaaattatattccttaaaaaattataacctttATAACTTCTCAATAgatgttaaatattcataactgACCATCTAAATACGATGCTTAagaggaaaatttaaaaaagggaGAATTTATGATAACGAATTGAGGACAAATCAGTTCTTCAAGAGGTATTGAATAAAGATCGGTAGTGATATAATGCATAAACGTAACATGAAAGAGACCAAGGTTTTACAGATTGTTTCATTCAGACATAAAACCCAAACCCCAAACCcaaataaaaggaataaatCAAGAGGCCGAAGCAGAAAGAAAAAACCTTTCTTCCATTAGTGGtccctttttaaaatttttattcatcaaaccttcataaaaataatttcttcctCTAaggaaaacttaattaaacatgaccttttcaaaatgttattacaatgaaatactTTATCGAGTTAAGTATAAACTAAAAGTGATACattgtattcattaaaatgacagTATTCATAATtagctataaattttatttactagcttatacattaatgaaataaacattgaaatataacaatagtGTGATATgtattttggcaaaaaaatattttctatgtgaAAATCGCCTTAAACTTTGGCAATCCAGTAATGAAAATACATACAGTCAAAAAACTAGTCACAGCCCACACTTGAAAATCAAGAAGTGTATCTCGACGCTGATAGCTCCCATTTTACATCGTCGCGTTTTCCATTTTTCATACTTCTTACGTTATAGAATTTACGTACGTTATGCAAAAGTTTTGGTAAGCATACTGACTTGCAAAATCTACAATTGAAGAGgagatcaaaataataaaccgGTGAAACGAAACCGGCTGCATCATGAAACGATACTGCTTTAAACGTGACCCGAAAATTGTTCTGGCTTATCTGGTCtgattaaaaaactaatagaCTATTAgacattcataaaaaaaatattgacatgaAAACTAAATGGAAAAAGCAATGAAAAACTTATGGAAGGCTATGTTCCtgatttttggaaaaaaaacatGGCTTTTGTACATTGACAAAAAGCGGTCGGTTTGGAGACGTGTTCTGTGCAGTCTATTAAGAATGatgataatttatacttttgcCGATACTTCGGTAGCAAAactgaaaactttttaaaactaacggaaactttttaaaactaacggaaactttttaaaactaacggaaactttttaaaactaacggaaactttttaaaactaacggaaactttttaaaactaacggaaactttttaaaactaacggaaactttttaaaactaacggaaactttttaaaactaacggaaactttttaaaactaacgGAAAACTAAATgctatctaaaaatattacacgtaAATGCGTAGATACGCTAGATTTCATACAGAGCCTTTCACTATATCGCAACTCAGCGACTTGCTGTAAGGTGTCATGCGATAGATTAACTAAAATGCCCTAACTACCGGAACTCTCTTATGGAATTGATGAAAGCAgcctttgataaaataaataagaatcgTCAGCAGCTCAAGTGCTGCggtaatatttacaaagacaATGGAGGTTACTGATCCCGAACACTTGAGTAAATTACTCAAAAGTATGAGTAAAAACTGCGGGacaataatacaaaacaaaagtgACTTTATGGTAAGGATCAAACtattttgcatttaatatCATTGAATATTTCTTACTACAGGCTAACTTAACAGTGTGACTGAAACGTAAGTGTCACAAATCatgatttaaatgttaaaacttCGTTTctattgacatttatttaataatttcttatcttgtaaaataatactaaaacaaaaagataAGGATGGGTACTTACCGCAGGTTTGTTAAACGATTTATGAATCGTATGATATTCAGAATTATAGTCCAGCCGCTCAGTCTGCGTTCCCGACAGTACGAGATGAAAGTGATGCAACTTTGGACAGGCGTACAATTCTtggcaacatttttatttaccttatttaccactgataatattattaattgggTGATAATGTCAGAATacaatacacatataattttgagatacaataattaaaaataacggaataaataatatgcataATGAATGCAGTAGGTGactactaaatattatttattgtacctCACTAGTTATGGTGTAGTGACTTTTGACAGGAACGGTAACTGGCGGCAACTAGAGTGTACCAATATCTTAATACGGATTTTAAAGTCTTCAGTTTATGGTcccctttttaaaatttaatttggtattaattttttttatttaatcgtatatttatagtacattattttttcttttgtttaatacGACAACCGTGTAAAGGATTGCAACCTCACAAATATTACACTCATTAAGTTaaacttgttaattttttttttgaaaaataataaaattattttaagccaAGTACCAAACAAGATATGCAAaagatagatttaaaaatatcagctTAAGTATCCcagtacattaaatattcacaaaaattttaatcaataaataagaaGAGATAATAATTTGCTTACAATGTGGCAAATGcgatataatcaatattattgtagAGGTAGGAAGGTATAGCAAAAGGCTATTGtctatgtacaaaatatatttcctttacaGTTCGTGTTTATTAATCATCCAAGTCAGATGGTCCGGGAAGCGACACAGGTAGCGACatcaataaacaaacaacagAAATCAAAAgtgttatttaacttaaactatttattttcctcatttaagaatttacaataatttctcATCGACCGTCTGTATTCAACCTTCAATCACAGAACAGAACTGCCGTTCAATTTTGGACCCAGAAATAAACACGATACAGTATATACTCAAAATCAAACACCCGGTGTCCCAGACCCACTGCTTTATTGACTCACCAGTGTTTCCATACAATAAATCATAACAATTCAGgtcaaacaaaacaacatGTGCCGAACTTAATATAACACGTCAACGGTCTGGCGCGCCGCTGGTGGAGGGCGGGCGGGCGGGCGGCGGAACGAACACAGGCTCAGTCCGAAATAAATATCAACGACGTATGTACACGGCTCACGAGCCCACTCGCGACACTACTCCCCTCCTATATaatcataactttttttaaaaaattataatttatttcgttatgTCCTATCTATGTGTAGATCGACTATCGGCCGGCGGCCGGCGAGCTCGGCGGGCGAGGCCCGGTCCGCTCGCCGCCTCCGACATCTTAGTGGTTTTTGGCAATCTATACCAAGTCAAATATACCGGATATACTGTACTGGACGAAATATACTCGGGTACAAATGTATGTATCACCTATACATTCAGTACTTTCTTTATAGTAACAAACGTATTTCGCTGTATAAGTTATTTCTTGTACCATAATTGTCTAAAGGCAGTCAATAAGGCTGGtaaattacatatacaaaGATGTAAGACTCTCACAAATCAACCGAATTAACATTCTTTGTGCTGCGCGATAATATCTAGCGGAGGCGGAGTCGCGCGTCTCTCGGCCGGggtaatacaaacatataaaaacgGTCGAGGGAAGCGCGACGCCGGTCGGTACTGAAATATCACTGACACCAGCCCGAGCCCATTATAAACTATCAACGAGGGTGTCCATGCAAGTCATCGGACGCCCGGGACGAGCCGGTACCAGGGACATTTCATCAGCACGAGGCGGCGCTACTGCGAGGGGTACTGCGAAGGCACCGAATACACCAGCGGCTGAGGCGCGCCGCCCCACGAACCGCCCGCACCCACGGCACCCACTGCGCCACCCGGCATACTCATGCGGTAGCCCGCTGGAACATAACACACATTCATTGTATTGTATGtagaatatttcaaacaagaCCCCCCTTGGTGCCTAGACTGATAGACTGCTGTTTTATACGTTAATATACAACAAATATCTAAAGTTCACTTAATTtgaggtaaaaaatataaattgttgacGTATAAAGtggaataaataacaaatcggAAACTGAATTAACTTCCTGTAACGATTTAAAACATCGATATATGTTGTAGTTGAGAATAGATAACGATTGCCAAGGAAAATTATAGGAAACAAGTTttagaaaatacataattgTTCAAATTAATGTCTGTGTTCGTTTATAACACGTAACCATtgcttaacattaaaaatattaaccatCAATGTCAGTCTAGGAATGCAAAATGGCGTCGTTCAATCAGTGGCCTGGATGTCTCTCAATGTTTGTAATGTATTATCTTatctatattacaataaagcattcatcttacaatattttagacACAAAGTATCAAAATATGTgatgtttgaaaaatttagATTACAATAAGACAAATTTCCAAATTTTACTTCACGTATCAATTCACCTGGCatacattcaatttaaaaatgtaacggTAATTCAGCCCACTCTGAATTTCTCCATATAAAGGGAGtgattctatttaaattatcaactcCCTTACCATATGTTTCACCATCAAAATAAACTCACAGTTTAAAGTTAGTCAtacaaaaaatctttacaCATAAAAGTATAACTGCAAATTGTCTGTGTTTAGTTTGGTAGTAGAAACACATGGTATGGAGTAGTAATGTATTATGTATGGATATTGAATaatgtgatatataaaatgttgtctAACCCGCAGCAGCTGCTTGAGGGTTACTATAGGCGGCTGCATACTGCTGATAATACCCTGGCGCCATGTAGCCCTGGATCGCAGGATAACCCTGGAAATGTATAGCTACCATTactatattacatacataagatatcctacaataaataatcgttggcggtagacgataaataacaagtccgactgacagacattcatatctcgtctgccattgatcacggttgatgcaaagtaatcgaaatgtcgggagtatgtagttttcaaaataataaaatacacgtagtaatcagaaaaatattagtttcatttaaatgaatactccaGTCTAAGacctcattatatttaattaaaagctgtaaatattataacagttcttataattatttctcttaATAAAGCAACctcaatatttcttttaattgatttaagttatatttgagTTCCATTCACATATCATATCAACAAAGTGCATAAATGGAaattacaagttttatttgcttgtataataaaatattttatttgcttccATAGTATAACTTGTATATAATTCTCTAGCTGAtccatgtaattattattttttaaacaacacaaaatgcaataacaaaatagatttataattgGTCAAATACTTGTGTAAGTATGAAAGAGAAAAGCTTTAGGAACTTGTATGTCATGACCTTGAAGTAATGACCTACCAATCTTCCTTCTGTCACAaccatacattttttgttacatattatttctctttaatGATATGACACTTATTCATCTCAAAAACTCGATAAATCTATCATGtgctatttaaatttcaccaaaattagtatttaatatttaattgttaaataatatttaattaatctcaTACAAAACCATGTACATAGCAAATATTATGTGAATTACATATATTGCTATGCcagtattatttcatatatattttaatgggtAATTAGTATTTTGTGCATAACATTAAATCTGTTTACACAAGTGTCAGTATTGTTTAACTCGCACAAAACTGTTGTTGGCTATGACAATAATTAGCATATTTaatacacattatatttaaaacttttcaatatGTCTCTATAATGGATAATAAGAAACCTCTAAGGTTTAATCCTGTTTGACAATCACAGGAAATCTGTTTAAAAACATCTGTTTAAGGTGGTGGGTAAACATATATGTTTTACCTCCAGTAGTGATGTAAATCCTTTCCTTTTGATATTTACCTGAGTGTACCAGTATCCCATCCCTTGTTGGTATGCATAGGGATATTGTGTTTGTGCACCCATTGATGCAGGTGCAGCGGGTGGATTAGTCGTgctctgaaaatattttaattaagtaacagattgttattagttattaacaTCAATATTAAGATATCAAATCACCTGATTCTCTGTTCCTCCATTCTCTTTACCCCAGAAACACTTCACTGTGTGTCCACTAATTTCGGTATTATGTGTCGCTTCTATAGCATGAGCCGCGGCTTCTTTAGTTGTGAACCTAATAAAAGCATATCCCTTATCCCTGAACACTCTTACGTCCTGAATCTGGCCGAATTGTGAAAATGTGCTTTGCATTAATTCTTCTGTAATTACATTACTAGTGAAACCGCCGCAGTAAACTGTAGTATTCGTCGGTGAGCTCTGGTTGTAAACTTCATCAAATGTTGGTTGTTTTACACGTTTGCTACTCGGTGCTCCTTCGTTTGGACCTTTGGTTGGCGGCTTACGCGTTGACCAATTAGTACGTATGGATCGCGATCCTAACCATTGTCCATTCATAGCCTGTATTGCCGCTTCAGCATCTGCTTTTTTAACAAACGAAACGAAGGCATAACCCTTGGATTTGAGCGTTTGTGGGTCACGTACTATTCGACAGTTCGAAATCTCGCCAAACGGAGCAAAAGCTTCACGTAGAATATGGGTTTCTATTTCTGGTGATAGATCACCAACGAATATATGATGGTGATTGCTTGTATCCGTTTTAGGCTGATTACCAGGACTCGTAGCCCAGTTAACCTTCATTTCCTTTTCGAGAAATACTCGCCTGTTCATGGCGGCCAGGGCCGTAGCCGCCGACGCGTGATTTGTAAACTCAAGGAAAGCATACGGATCATTACCTGGTTCACGTATTATTTTACAGCCTTTAACTTCACCTATTTGGCCGAATAACGCGCATAGAAATTCTTCTGTCACACTCGCGTCTAAATTACCGACGTAGAGAGTTTTCGGGTGGCTTTCGTCGCCCATATTAGCTTATATCGTAATCtagtagttattttattacgactaTGAAcactaatatcaaaaatactcGCTATTTAACGTGTTATTTCATCACATTAAACATTGGATGACGggtaaaagaaagaaaaatgtcGCAAAACAGCGCCTAGAACTTCTCGAAAGACGTTGCTGTTGACTCGTGAAACGTTCACTTTTCGGAAACAAACGCATCTATAGATGAATTTCcggtagaatttttttaaatatttggagGGAAAAATGAGAACCATaggaaataaaagtttaaagatACAAGAAGTCTTCTATATAGCTAATTATTACAACTATAGCtttttaaatcacataaaCATCTTAATTCAAACCCtgagataatttataaatccaCAACATTTTATACACCATAACcaatgtttgttaaataacatAGACAATATGTTTATCTTTCCGGAAACGAGTGTCAGTTTAAACGCTATGAATcatcgaaaatgttttttcgtTTACAACTTAGGAGAATTGTGAAACAGTTTGATTGGTCAGTTGacttttgtatgtaattttcaCCAATTAATACACtcgaaattgttattaatttttgcgGTACAtccataaacaatattttttaaaataagaataagaattataattttttgtacactgttcataaatgtatgtaaataaatatattatgtacggTAATTCTCAAAATCTATAAACAACTAAATAATTACAGATGTTGGAAATATTaacaacttaaattatttctctttgattataagtattaaaactaatttttaagtaatcgaaggtatattttaaattcttgatAGTTCGTCTTATGTCTACACACTACACTATCATGAAATGACAGACCTCGATTGACGACAGCAAAATATGACAGGTCGTCTTGAGacttagatattaatttttctctcGATTACTGTAAATAGAACATGctttttctctttaaataaaGCATGTATTTCTTAAACCATTATCTTACATATAATATCTCCCAGTTTCgataaaatcatttacataTAAGGTTATAGACCGCTAGTGAGTGAACACGTATGCAGTAAATCGTTTTTCTTTTGATTTTAAGTCTGAAATGACGTGAAGCAtacaattacttattatattaataaaatgcttcCCCTTACACAAAAAGACACTAGGGTCTCGCGAGGTTCTGTAGGTGGACTTCgtgaaaaatttcaaaattggcTTCGACTAATATTCGCAGATAAAAATTCTAAGAATTTGTTTCTGTTTCTATTACTTAACTTATCTTTTGCATTTGTG from the Danaus plexippus chromosome 18 unlocalized genomic scaffold, MEX_DaPlex mxdp_35, whole genome shotgun sequence genome contains:
- the LOC116772957 gene encoding nucleolysin TIAR isoform X1 encodes the protein MGDESHPKTLYVGNLDASVTEEFLCALFGQIGEVKGCKIIREPGNDPYAFLEFTNHASAATALAAMNRRVFLEKEMKVNWATSPGNQPKTDTSNHHHIFVGDLSPEIETHILREAFAPFGEISNCRIVRDPQTLKSKGYAFVSFVKKADAEAAIQAMNGQWLGSRSIRTNWSTRKPPTKGPNEGAPSSKRVKQPTFDEVYNQSSPTNTTVYCGGFTSNVITEELMQSTFSQFGQIQDVRVFRDKGYAFIRFTTKEAAAHAIEATHNTEISGHTVKCFWGKENGGTENQSTTNPPAAPASMGAQTQYPYAYQQGMGYWYTQGYPAIQGYMAPGYYQQYAAAYSNPQAAAAAGYRMSMPGGAVGAVGAGGSWGGAPQPLVYSVPSQYPSQ
- the LOC116772957 gene encoding nucleolysin TIAR isoform X2, which encodes MGDESHPKTLYVGNLDASVTEEFLCALFGQIGEVKGCKIIREPGNDPYAFLEFTNHASAATALAAMNRRVFLEKEMKVNWATSPGNQPKTDTSNHHHIFVGDLSPEIETHILREAFAPFGEISNCRIVRDPQTLKSKGYAFVSFVKKADAEAAIQAMNGQWLGSRSIRTNWSTRKPPTKGPNEGAPSSKRVKQPTFDEVYNQSSPTNTTVYCGGFTSNVITEELMQSTFSQFGQIQDVRVFRDKGYAFIRFTTKEAAAHAIEATHNTEISGHTVKCFWGKENGGTENQSTTNPPAAPASMGAQTQYPYAYQQGMGYWYTQGYMAPGYYQQYAAAYSNPQAAAAAGYRMSMPGGAVGAVGAGGSWGGAPQPLVYSVPSQYPSQ